One genomic window of Plasmodium falciparum 3D7 genome assembly, chromosome: 10 includes the following:
- a CDS encoding 4-hydroxy-3-methylbut-2-en-1-yl diphosphate synthase (ferredoxin), putative: MSYIKRLILFMLLFYSHVKIKKLFIKISNVNIFFAEAKKNGKKEFFLFLLNIKKNSQQKKTYHITKRNTINKSDFLYSLLNEEGNSSKKEYKNLKDEEKYNIIQNIKKYCECTKKYKRLPTREVVIGNVKIGGNNKIAIQTMASCDTRNVEECVYQIRKCKDLGADIVRLTVQGVQEAQASYHIKEKLLSENVNIPLVADIHFNPKIALMAADVFEKIRVNPGNYVDGRKKWIDKVYKTKEEFDEGKLFIKEKFVPLIEKCKRLNRAIRIGTNHGSLSSRVLSYYGDTPLGMVESAFEFSDLCIENNFYNLVFSMKASNAYVMIQSYRLLVSKQYERNMMFPIHLGVTEAGFGDNGRIKSYLGIGSLLYDGIGDTIRISLTEDPWEELTPCKKLVENLKKRIFYNENFKEDNELKNNEMDTKNLLNFEENYRNFNNIKKRNVEKNNNVLHEECTIGNVVTIKELEDSLQIFKDLNLEVDSNGNLKKGAKTTDMVIINDFHNITNLGKKTVDKLMQVGINIVVQYEPHNIEFIEKMEPNNDNNNNNNNNNILFYVDIKNIMNSSEKNIKLSNSKGYGLILNGKEDIQTIKKIKELNRRPLFILLKSDNIYEHVLITRRINELLQSLNINIPYIHYVDINSNNYDDILVNSTLYAGSCLMDLMGDGLIVNVTNDVLTNKKKIETKYDEKEEVEEEGNNKDIHRLLSRVALNSFLTLNILQDTRIRLFKTDYIACPSCGRTLFNIQETTKKIMKLTGHLKGVKIAVMGCIVNGIGEMADAHFGYVGSAPKKIDLYYGKELVERNIPEEEACDKLIELIKKHNKWKDP; the protein is encoded by the coding sequence ATgagttatataaaaagactGATTCTTTTTATGTTACTGTTTTATTCTCatgtaaaaattaaaaaattatttattaaaatttctaatgtaaacatattttttgcAGAAGCAaagaaaaatggaaaaaaggaattctttctttttttactaaatataaaaaaaaatagccaACAGAAAAAAACTTATCATATTACCAAAAGGAATACCATAAATAAAAgtgattttttatattctttactAAATGAAGAAGGGAATTCTtcaaaaaaggaatataaaaatttaaaagatgaagaaaaatataatatcatacaaaatataaaaaaatattgtgaatgtactaaaaaatataaaaggcTCCCAACACGAGAAGTAGTTATTGGAAATGTTAAAATTGgaggaaataataaaatagctATTCAAACTATGGCTAGCTGTGATACAAGAAATGTAGAAGAATGTGTATATCAAATTAGAAAATGTAAAGATTTGGGTGCTGACATTGTAAGGTTGACTGTTCAAGGAGTTCAAGAAGCACAAGCTAGTTAtcatattaaagaaaaattattatctgaaaatgtaaatatcCCATTAGTAGCAGATATTCATTTTAATCCTAAAATAGCTTTAATGGCAGCTGATGTGTTTGAAAAAATTCGAGTGAATCCAGGAAATTATGTTgatggaagaaaaaaatggataGATAAAGTTTATAAAACTAAAGAAGAATTTGATGAAgggaaattatttataaaagaaaaatttgtACCATTAATtgaaaaatgtaaaagatTAAATAGAGCAATAAGAATTGGAACAAATCATGGATCCCTTTCATCTCGAGTATTATCATATTATGGAGATACACCATTAGGTATGGTAGAATCGGCTTTTGAGTTTTCTGATTTATGTATTGAAAACAATTTTTACAATCTTGTTTTTTCTATGAAAGCTTCTAATGCTTATGTTATGATACAATCTTATAGATTATTAGTATCTAAACAATATGAAAGAAATATGATGTTCCCTATACATTTAGGAGTTACAGAAGCAGGATTTGGTGATAATGGAAGAATAAAATCTTATTTAGGTATAGgatctttattatatgatgGTATAGGAGATACCATTCGTATATCCTTAACAGAAGATCCTTGGGAAGAGTTAACTCCTTGTAAAAAATTAGTTGAAAatttaaagaaaagaatattttataatgaaaattttaaagaagataatgaattaaaaaataatgaaatggaTACCAAAAATCTATTAAATTTTGAAGAAAATTATcgaaattttaataatataaaaaaaagaaatgtagaaaaaaataataatgtattacATGAAGAGTGCACTATAGGTAATGTAGTAACCATAAAAGAGTTAGAAGATTCTCTGCAAATTTTTAAAGATTTAAATTTAGAAGTAGATTCAAATGGAAATTTGAAAAAGGGAGCCAAAACAACTGATATGGTTATTATAAAtgattttcataatataacaaatttaGGAAAAAAAACTGTGGATAAATTAATGCAAGTGGGAATTAATATAGTAGTTCAATATGAACCACATAATATAGaatttatagaaaaaatggaaccaaataatgataataataataataataataataataatatattattttatgtggatataaaaaatattatgaacagttcagaaaaaaatattaaattaagtAATTCTAAAGGATATGGATTAATTTTAAACGGAAAAGAAGATATACaaaccataaaaaaaataaaagaattaaatcGTCGTCCTTTATTCATTCTATTAAAATCAGATAACATATATGAACATGTATTAATAACCAGAAGAATTAATGAACTTTTACAAtccttaaatataaatatacctTATATACATTATGTTGATATTAATTCAAAcaattatgatgatatattaGTTAATTCAACATTATATGCAGGAAGTTGTTTGATGGATTTAATGGGGGATGGTCTTATTGTTAACGTAACTAATGATGTtcttacaaataaaaaaaagatagaaacaaaatatgatgaaaaagaagaagtaGAGGAAGAGGGAAACAATAAAGATATTCATAGACTTTTGAGCAGAGTTGCattaaattcatttttaacattaaatattttacaagATACAAGAATACGTTTATTTAAAACAGATTATATAGCCTGCCCATCTTGTGGAAGaactttatttaatatacaaGAAACtactaaaaaaattatgaaattaACAGGGCACTTAAAAGGCGTTAAAATTGCAGTCATGGGATGTATTGTTAATGGTATAGGAGAAATGGCAGATGCACATTTTGGTTATGTTGGTAGTGCACCTAAAAAAattgatttatattatggTAAAGAGTTAGTAGAAAGAAATATACCTGAGGAAGAAGCTTGTGATAAATTGAtagaattaattaaaaaacataACAAATGGAAAGATCCATAA
- a CDS encoding CDGSH iron-sulfur domain-containing protein, putative gives MSWQQWWPHDPVVKTDLVDPYLVKVEKKKVYWYCSCGTSKTQPWCDGSHKGTRFKPMMYIPQTSGYRLLCGCKQSMHLPHYDFADLWVRANRNVPKAAAFTYVALFSFGIMTSWLFHP, from the exons atgagttGGCAACAATGGTGGCCTCATGACCCAGTAGTAAAAACAGATTTAGTTGATCCATATCTTGTGaaagtagaaaaaaaaaag GTTTATTGGTATTGTTCTTGCGGAACAAGTAAAACTCAACCATGGTGTGATGGATCACATAAAGGAACAA gatTTAAACCAATGATGTATATTCCTCAAACAAGTGGATATAGACTTTTATGTGGATGTAAACAAAGTATGCATTTACCACATTATGATTTTGCGGATTTATgg gTTCGAGCAAATAGAAATGTTCCTAAAGCAGCTGCATTTACATATGTTGCACTTTTTTCGTTTGGTATCATGACATCGTGGTTATTTCATccttaa